From Bacteroidota bacterium, one genomic window encodes:
- a CDS encoding geranylgeranylglycerol-phosphate geranylgeranyltransferase: protein MIALTQFLVRYCIIIPAFQTEFNITDEFPQHLSKLDFSLLVISTLLIAAAGNIINDVFDITADEVNKPGKIIVGKKISAQSAQLLYFILSGFGIVIGAYLACKIDHPMMALVQVFAAASLWMYSAYYKRRILSGNLLISFLSALSLLIVGLYEPEFYRNFVYLLFYSGFAFTVSLTRELIKDMEDVDGDEIAQYKTLPVRFGVKKTKGVIYLSILFNAAIIYLVFSTFFRNNNVINFWWLLTMFLVPFLALSYLIYSAEEKKDFYYASLFTKFIMLAGILTMIPFYVYFLA from the coding sequence ATGATTGCACTGACTCAATTCCTGGTGAGGTACTGCATCATTATTCCGGCTTTTCAAACTGAATTTAATATCACCGATGAATTCCCTCAGCATTTGTCGAAGTTAGATTTTTCCCTGCTTGTCATTTCAACTTTACTTATTGCAGCTGCCGGCAATATCATCAATGATGTATTTGATATCACAGCTGATGAGGTCAACAAGCCCGGAAAAATTATCGTTGGAAAAAAAATCAGTGCCCAAAGCGCCCAATTACTTTACTTTATACTAAGCGGTTTTGGAATCGTCATTGGTGCTTATCTCGCATGCAAAATTGATCATCCGATGATGGCATTGGTACAGGTCTTTGCTGCAGCTTCACTGTGGATGTATTCTGCCTATTACAAACGCAGAATTCTATCAGGGAACCTGCTGATCTCCTTTTTAAGTGCACTTTCCTTATTGATAGTAGGTTTATATGAACCTGAATTTTACAGGAACTTCGTCTACCTTTTGTTCTATTCTGGTTTCGCATTCACAGTCTCTTTGACGCGTGAATTAATTAAAGACATGGAGGATGTGGATGGTGATGAAATTGCACAGTATAAAACACTTCCGGTTCGATTCGGTGTAAAAAAGACGAAAGGGGTAATTTATTTGAGCATCCTTTTCAATGCCGCAATAATCTATCTCGTATTCAGTACATTTTTTAGGAATAATAATGTCATCAATTTCTGGTGGCTGTTAACGATGTTCCTCGTCCCATTTCTTGCCTTATCCTATCTGATTTATTCTGCGGAAGAAAAAAAGGATTTTTACTATGCCAGCTTGTTTACCAAATTTATTATGCTTGCCGGTATCCTTACAATGATTCCATTTTACGTATACTTTTTGGCCTGA
- the maf gene encoding septum formation protein Maf, whose translation MHLILGSGSPRRKQLLEGMGFSPEIRVKDIAEDFPAGLTKENIAIYLSKHKATAYVNELKDQDVLLTADTIVWCENELLGKPVNRTDAIRMLSKLQGRDHQVYTGVSILSKNSSVDFFDETTVWFKSLSESEISSYVDHYQPFDKAGAYGAQDCLPHGMNPCSEEELKFLEQIGQADLFERSLAIDPSKSIAIIDRISGSYFNVMGLPIVKVWKELQKFIPKS comes from the coding sequence ATGCATTTAATTTTAGGCTCCGGATCGCCCAGACGAAAACAACTGTTGGAAGGCATGGGATTCTCACCTGAGATTAGGGTGAAAGACATCGCGGAAGATTTTCCTGCAGGACTCACCAAAGAGAATATCGCTATCTACCTTTCAAAACATAAAGCCACTGCTTATGTAAATGAATTGAAAGATCAGGATGTATTGCTTACAGCGGATACTATTGTCTGGTGTGAAAATGAATTATTGGGTAAACCGGTGAACAGAACAGATGCTATTCGCATGCTGAGTAAACTGCAGGGACGTGACCACCAGGTGTATACTGGTGTGAGTATTCTCTCAAAGAACTCCTCTGTTGATTTCTTTGATGAAACTACTGTATGGTTCAAATCCCTTTCAGAATCCGAAATCTCCTCTTATGTGGATCATTACCAGCCCTTTGATAAGGCAGGAGCATATGGTGCACAGGATTGTTTGCCACACGGAATGAACCCTTGTTCGGAAGAAGAATTAAAATTTTTAGAACAGATTGGACAAGCTGATTTATTTGAACGTTCTCTTGCAATAGACCCTTCAAAATCGATTGCCATCATAGATCGGATTTCAGGCAGTTATTTCAATGTGATGGGTTTGCCAATAGTTAAGGTATGGAAAGAATTACAAAAATTCATTCCAAAATCTTAG
- a CDS encoding DMT family transporter, with protein MMNPKAQMRTAYLKMHAAIFLWGFTGLLGKLINLNEGLLVWYRMLISSIAIALLMLYRRNFPSLKRKELIRIGSIGFLVMLHWVAFYGSIKLSSISVAMVCLSSIALFASIIEPLVNKTRFDYVDIIFSLFALVGIATIYNSDLSASAGIIVGIISALLSATFSTLNKRIAGHYEALTISLIELTSGFLLLTLLLPLYLAIQPTTHYLPDFSDSIYLLILSLFCTVLTWILSLDALRKVSAFTMGLALNLEPVYGIILAVLFAGEGKILNSGFYLGAVIIMITVILHTIYKFRKASKIKIEDSNPLLP; from the coding sequence ATGATGAATCCCAAAGCCCAGATGCGAACAGCATATTTAAAAATGCATGCAGCGATTTTCCTTTGGGGATTCACCGGGCTTCTTGGTAAACTGATTAACCTGAACGAAGGACTTCTGGTCTGGTACAGGATGCTGATCAGCAGTATTGCGATAGCGCTATTGATGTTGTACAGGAGAAATTTTCCCTCATTAAAAAGAAAAGAACTCATTCGTATTGGAAGCATCGGATTTTTAGTAATGCTTCATTGGGTTGCATTTTACGGATCGATAAAACTTTCGAGTATCAGTGTCGCGATGGTCTGTCTGTCATCGATTGCGCTTTTTGCTTCCATCATTGAACCGCTGGTAAACAAAACAAGATTTGATTATGTAGATATCATTTTTAGTCTTTTCGCCCTGGTTGGAATCGCTACCATCTACAATTCGGACCTGAGTGCTTCGGCAGGAATTATTGTCGGTATCATCAGTGCATTGCTTAGTGCGACATTTTCCACCCTGAATAAACGTATTGCCGGACATTACGAGGCATTAACCATTAGTCTGATCGAATTAACAAGCGGGTTTCTGCTACTTACTCTACTGCTTCCCCTCTACCTTGCTATTCAACCGACAACACATTATCTCCCCGATTTTTCAGATTCTATTTATCTGCTGATACTTTCTCTTTTCTGTACCGTTCTCACCTGGATATTATCATTGGATGCGCTCAGAAAAGTTTCTGCATTCACCATGGGATTGGCCTTGAACCTTGAACCGGTGTATGGGATTATACTCGCTGTTTTGTTTGCCGGTGAAGGAAAAATTCTCAACAGTGGCTTTTACCTTGGTGCGGTTATTATCATGATCACAGTGATTCTGCATACGATTTACAAATTCAGAAAAGCGTCAAAAATAAAAATTGAAGACTCCAATCCCCTCTTACCATGA
- a CDS encoding thioesterase family protein gives MKEYKKSLDLRWSDLDPNYHLRHSVYYDLAAQIRTSFLEEHGLTIRQLQELYLGPVLFREEGVFRREIRFGEKTSINLQLLKLNKDYSRFSFRHEIVKEDGTHCAFITVDGAWINTKTRKLTAPPDLGKDMINDVPKAEGFEWID, from the coding sequence ATGAAAGAGTATAAAAAATCACTTGACCTTCGTTGGTCGGATCTTGACCCCAATTATCATTTGAGACATTCTGTTTACTATGATTTAGCAGCCCAGATCCGAACTTCATTTTTAGAAGAACATGGATTGACAATTCGTCAACTGCAGGAATTGTATCTCGGGCCGGTACTGTTCAGGGAAGAAGGTGTCTTTCGCAGGGAAATTCGTTTCGGAGAAAAAACAAGTATCAATCTTCAATTGCTAAAACTCAACAAAGATTACTCACGGTTTTCATTCCGACATGAAATCGTAAAAGAAGACGGCACTCATTGTGCTTTCATCACAGTGGATGGTGCATGGATAAATACCAAAACCAGAAAACTCACTGCACCACCTGATCTTGGAAAGGATATGATTAATGATGTTCCGAAAGCGGAGGGGTTTGAGTGGATTGACTAG
- a CDS encoding T9SS type A sorting domain-containing protein translates to MKRQLLIAALFLVSLGASAQYTWLSQSTGLIPVSSGVRYISVVDSNIAWISTYDGSGGGANRTDFSRTTDGSTWTAGNVPLSTDYDWSMIFGLNADTAWAMFYDATAGAGGGIWKTTDGGANWTQQGGGAIFDANSFPDIVHFYDADNGFAIGDPNPSDFEIYTTSDGGATWIPVPGANIAPAQNGEYAIVGHYVVMGDTIWFDTNQGRVFRSVDRGQNWTVASTGITVPASSAIDLCFYTNLDGIARLYNSTTGVNTMKVTHDGGSTWTAATPVGNFFGSDVKWVPGTQSTLVSTGAATGFIGSSYSADGGLTWTDIEVADQRTALGISDSIHMWTGGFTADPVTDGIYKWVNIPTIACSDPSISPGVTVVGSDTSVCDNETATFTATGVVAPTTGDFSGVSWVISSADISGTTDPLNDPSLIASYRFTFPAPATATRTFTNDAALIGGQVPYGLYYWTPVVFGNAVQASAGTPVFLGDLTLDPNCTYVGTSVPLHVYDPLSPTCTGLNVTCSDPSITPGATSVSDTAICDGDTAIFTATGMVAPTEGDYAGESWVITTADISGSTDPLNDPSIVTSYVFNYSNGTSTRSIINDGQFIGSLIPYGVYYWTPVVFGNAVANTNPPTFLQDLNLDPNCTYSGTSVAVNVLDPSDPNCTGVGIAEINASQLAVYSYQKDASTIDIQINAAVYGKTSIQIIDMMGRQVYSNTTYVSKGVNHEMVNAQKLSAGTYLIHVESNGIKAVNKLVKF, encoded by the coding sequence ATGAAAAGACAATTACTGATTGCTGCCTTATTTTTGGTAAGCCTCGGTGCTTCTGCCCAGTACACTTGGCTTAGCCAATCTACTGGCTTGATTCCGGTTTCATCCGGAGTGCGTTACATCAGCGTAGTGGATTCAAACATCGCCTGGATTTCCACTTACGATGGTTCAGGTGGTGGCGCGAACCGCACTGATTTTTCCAGAACTACTGATGGAAGTACATGGACAGCTGGAAACGTTCCACTTTCAACGGATTATGATTGGTCCATGATTTTCGGTCTCAATGCAGATACAGCCTGGGCAATGTTCTATGATGCAACTGCCGGTGCAGGTGGTGGTATCTGGAAAACTACTGATGGTGGTGCTAACTGGACTCAACAAGGTGGTGGCGCTATTTTCGATGCGAACTCTTTCCCTGACATCGTTCACTTCTACGATGCAGACAATGGTTTTGCAATAGGAGACCCTAATCCTTCTGATTTTGAAATTTACACAACCTCTGATGGTGGTGCGACCTGGATTCCTGTACCGGGAGCGAATATTGCTCCTGCACAGAACGGTGAATATGCTATCGTTGGACATTATGTTGTAATGGGCGATACCATCTGGTTTGACACAAACCAAGGTCGTGTTTTCCGTTCAGTAGACAGAGGTCAGAACTGGACTGTAGCTTCTACAGGAATTACTGTTCCTGCAAGCAGCGCGATTGACCTTTGCTTCTATACAAATCTTGATGGTATTGCACGTTTGTACAACAGCACAACCGGTGTTAACACCATGAAAGTTACTCACGATGGTGGTTCAACATGGACTGCAGCTACTCCTGTAGGAAATTTCTTTGGATCTGATGTTAAATGGGTTCCTGGAACTCAATCAACTTTGGTTTCTACAGGTGCTGCTACCGGCTTCATCGGTTCTTCTTACAGTGCTGATGGTGGTTTAACCTGGACTGATATTGAAGTTGCTGATCAGCGTACTGCTCTTGGTATTTCAGATTCTATCCACATGTGGACAGGTGGTTTTACTGCTGATCCTGTAACGGATGGTATTTACAAATGGGTAAACATCCCAACAATTGCCTGCAGCGATCCTTCCATTTCTCCGGGTGTAACTGTAGTAGGTTCTGATACTTCAGTTTGTGATAATGAGACAGCTACATTCACCGCTACAGGTGTTGTTGCTCCTACTACAGGTGACTTCTCCGGTGTGAGCTGGGTAATTTCTTCTGCTGACATTTCCGGTACAACTGATCCTCTCAATGATCCTTCATTGATCGCTTCTTACCGCTTTACTTTCCCTGCACCGGCAACTGCAACTCGTACTTTCACTAACGATGCTGCACTCATTGGCGGCCAGGTTCCTTACGGTTTGTACTACTGGACTCCTGTAGTATTCGGTAACGCAGTTCAGGCGAGTGCAGGTACTCCTGTATTCCTGGGTGACCTTACACTTGATCCAAACTGTACTTATGTTGGAACTTCAGTTCCTTTGCATGTTTATGATCCACTGTCTCCGACTTGTACCGGTCTCAATGTAACTTGCAGTGATCCTTCAATCACTCCTGGAGCTACTTCAGTAAGCGACACAGCTATTTGTGATGGCGATACAGCTATTTTCACAGCTACAGGTATGGTTGCTCCTACAGAAGGTGATTATGCCGGTGAAAGCTGGGTAATTACTACTGCTGATATCTCCGGATCAACTGATCCTCTCAATGATCCAAGTATCGTTACTTCTTATGTGTTCAATTATTCCAACGGAACTTCTACACGTTCTATCATCAACGATGGTCAGTTCATTGGTTCCCTGATTCCATACGGAGTATACTACTGGACTCCTGTTGTGTTCGGTAATGCGGTTGCAAACACTAATCCTCCGACATTCCTTCAGGATTTGAATCTTGATCCTAACTGTACTTACAGCGGAACTTCAGTTGCTGTTAACGTATTGGATCCATCAGATCCAAACTGTACCGGTGTAGGTATCGCAGAAATCAATGCTTCTCAATTGGCGGTTTACAGCTACCAAAAAGATGCATCTACGATCGACATCCAGATCAATGCAGCAGTTTATGGAAAAACTTCAATCCAAATCATTGACATGATGGGACGCCAGGTTTATTCCAATACAACTTATGTAAGCAAAGGCGTTAACCACGAAATGGTGAATGCTCAAAAACTGAGTGCTGGTACTTACCTGATTCATGTTGAATCTAATGGTATCAAAGCCGTAAATAAACTGGTGAAATTCTAA
- a CDS encoding insulinase family protein: MSKTKFPLMLLGWLLVSNFTKAQSEKLPSNFFMSKLDNGLEMLVIEDRTVPLATIEICTRNGSYTEPPEYNGLSHLYEHMFFKANKDYPSQEKFLERIKELGIVFNGTTSNERVNYFITLGNYNLKPGLEFINSAIRYPLFDQEEMKKENVVVDGEFQRNESNPVFFLVDELNYKMWGDHYCRKNPIGDHAIIRSATPEKMKVIQNKFYHPNNSILCVAGDVDHVEVFNQIKEIFGSWPASAVDPFKRWPIPEFYPMVDQNNFVVINENAKSPFIIGGYQGPDTRNDVAATYAADVFSTILNLKTSALQKALVESGLAFNVSLNYQTCKFTGPIQIFMVPNPARIKEAVKVLQDEIKKWDTDAYFTDEQLNTAKSQLEISDAFGKEKTSDFVHTVTYWWASASIGYYTNYNENVRKVTREDIKSYVRKYIQKQPSAWGVLVDPKTKSAMNIDETIFEQK, translated from the coding sequence ATGAGCAAAACAAAATTCCCGCTGATGCTGCTTGGATGGCTGTTGGTTTCAAATTTTACCAAAGCACAAAGCGAAAAATTACCATCAAATTTTTTCATGTCAAAATTAGACAATGGACTAGAAATGCTGGTGATTGAAGACCGGACTGTACCTCTCGCGACAATTGAGATTTGTACGCGAAACGGTAGTTACACAGAACCACCTGAATACAATGGCCTGTCACATCTTTACGAGCACATGTTCTTTAAAGCAAACAAAGATTATCCTTCCCAGGAAAAATTCCTTGAGCGAATTAAAGAACTTGGAATTGTATTTAACGGGACAACTTCCAACGAACGTGTAAATTACTTTATCACTCTTGGAAATTACAACCTGAAACCCGGACTTGAATTCATCAACTCCGCGATTCGTTACCCTCTGTTTGATCAGGAGGAAATGAAAAAAGAAAATGTTGTAGTAGACGGAGAATTTCAACGCAATGAATCCAACCCGGTTTTCTTCCTGGTGGATGAACTAAATTATAAAATGTGGGGAGACCACTACTGCAGGAAGAACCCGATTGGAGACCATGCGATCATCCGTTCAGCAACTCCGGAGAAAATGAAAGTGATCCAGAACAAATTTTATCATCCTAATAATTCCATTCTGTGTGTTGCAGGAGATGTGGATCACGTAGAAGTTTTTAACCAGATAAAAGAAATATTCGGCAGCTGGCCTGCATCCGCTGTTGATCCGTTCAAAAGATGGCCTATTCCTGAATTCTATCCAATGGTTGATCAAAACAACTTTGTTGTGATCAATGAAAATGCAAAGTCACCATTCATCATCGGAGGTTACCAGGGACCTGATACTCGTAACGACGTAGCCGCTACCTATGCAGCTGATGTATTCTCCACAATATTAAATCTCAAAACATCCGCATTACAAAAAGCCCTTGTCGAAAGCGGACTTGCATTTAATGTTAGTCTGAATTATCAGACGTGCAAATTCACAGGACCTATCCAGATTTTCATGGTTCCAAATCCGGCACGTATTAAAGAAGCTGTAAAAGTATTGCAGGATGAAATAAAAAAATGGGATACTGACGCATATTTTACCGATGAACAGCTGAACACCGCGAAATCGCAATTGGAAATTTCTGACGCATTCGGCAAAGAAAAGACTTCCGATTTTGTTCACACTGTTACCTATTGGTGGGCCTCCGCCAGCATTGGTTATTATACCAATTACAATGAAAATGTCAGGAAAGTCACCCGGGAAGATATCAAATCCTATGTGCGTAAGTACATTCAGAAACAACCATCAGCCTGGGGCGTTTTAGTTGACCCGAAAACAAAATCGGCTATGAACATTGATGAAACCATTTTTGAACAAAAATGA
- a CDS encoding insulinase family protein produces MKKLQITSLLLLFSCWFAFTASAQQQEIKKRTLKKQDFGVKEYMVDGIKVISKPSTKDIISVALYVRGGTANYSKEQEGIEQLTMNVLAESGTAKYPKDKFNSLLDSYGSSITTGSNEDESSVALNCLKSHWNESWDIFSDMLLHPAFDETTFNNKKEEALSNIKQIESDPDGYLNLLVYREVFKSTRYNTMVQGSEASIKKMTLDGIKKYYASLVEKNKLYIVVVGNVTEEDLRTKIGQLKGIQSGPAPVAKTESKPDFSKSTLYKEDRKLATNYIQGILNAPDPGSPDWTAMKIATRILSDRLFVEIRTKRNLSYAPYAFLAANKNAYTGIYVSTTDPVTAVQVMTDELKKIRKEGFTESELKNKKEGYLTGFYMNLETNSALTGMLGNNENLSSWKEAMSVLDKVNNLTLDDINSAFRKYSTSIQWIYLGDTSLADEKLFLAPLN; encoded by the coding sequence ATGAAAAAACTACAGATAACCTCGCTCCTGCTTTTATTTTCCTGTTGGTTCGCGTTTACAGCAAGTGCTCAACAACAGGAAATTAAAAAGCGCACACTTAAAAAGCAAGACTTCGGTGTGAAAGAATACATGGTAGATGGTATAAAAGTGATTAGCAAACCTTCTACAAAGGACATCATCAGTGTGGCTCTCTATGTTCGTGGCGGCACAGCCAATTATTCCAAAGAACAGGAAGGCATTGAACAATTGACCATGAATGTTCTTGCAGAATCCGGAACCGCGAAATATCCAAAGGATAAATTCAATTCATTACTCGATTCCTATGGAAGTTCCATCACGACAGGAAGCAATGAGGATGAAAGCTCCGTTGCTCTCAATTGCCTTAAAAGTCATTGGAACGAAAGTTGGGACATTTTTTCCGACATGCTCCTCCACCCTGCATTTGACGAAACCACTTTCAACAACAAAAAGGAAGAAGCACTGAGCAATATCAAACAAATAGAAAGTGATCCGGATGGATACTTAAACCTGCTCGTTTATCGTGAAGTGTTCAAATCAACACGTTACAACACGATGGTACAAGGCAGCGAAGCTTCCATTAAAAAGATGACACTTGATGGCATCAAGAAATATTATGCGAGCCTTGTTGAAAAGAACAAGCTTTATATCGTTGTGGTCGGGAATGTAACAGAGGAAGACCTCCGGACAAAAATCGGACAACTGAAAGGGATCCAGTCAGGGCCGGCTCCTGTCGCGAAAACAGAAAGTAAACCCGACTTCAGTAAATCCACATTATACAAGGAGGATAGAAAACTTGCGACAAACTACATCCAGGGAATTCTCAATGCACCGGATCCGGGCTCACCGGATTGGACAGCCATGAAAATCGCGACTCGTATTCTGAGTGATCGACTGTTTGTAGAAATCAGAACAAAGAGAAATTTATCCTATGCTCCCTATGCATTCCTTGCAGCGAATAAAAACGCGTACACAGGCATTTATGTTTCCACCACTGATCCGGTGACAGCTGTGCAAGTGATGACAGATGAGTTGAAAAAAATCCGGAAAGAAGGTTTTACTGAATCTGAACTGAAGAACAAAAAAGAAGGATATCTCACAGGTTTCTACATGAATCTCGAAACGAATAGCGCTTTAACGGGTATGCTTGGAAACAATGAAAACCTCAGCAGCTGGAAAGAAGCCATGAGTGTTCTGGATAAAGTTAACAATCTGACATTAGATGATATCAACTCTGCATTCAGAAAATACTCAACAAGCATCCAGTGGATTTATCTTGGAGATACATCTCTTGCCGATGAAAAATTATTTTTAGCACCATTGAATTAA
- the gdhA gene encoding NADP-specific glutamate dehydrogenase, whose amino-acid sequence MSKFQKEIDAFMQKVKTKNPGETEFHQAVHEVAESVIPFIEDHPQYKSAKILERIAEPERVVMFRVPWVDDKGEFQINRGFRIQMNSAIGPYKGGLRFHPSVYLGILKFLAFEQVFKNSLTSLPMGGGKGGSDFDPKGKSDNEVMSFCQSFMTELYRHIGADVDVPAGDIGVGGREVGFLFGQYKRLSSQFTGVLTGKGIQFGGSLIRPEATGYGCVYFVQEMLSTKKSSLKGKKVVISGSGNVAQYAAEKVIQLGGKVLTMSDSDGYIFDKDGIDLKKLEWIMDLKNVKRGRIKDYTKKFKSGSYVSGKTPWGVKCDIALPCATQNELGGEDAKMLAANGCMAVAEGANMPSTPEAVEVMQKKGIMFAPGKASNAGGVAVSGLEMSQNSLRLSWTREEVDLRLHGIMKTIHETCAKYGVEKGGHINYVKGANIGGFVKVADAMIAQGLV is encoded by the coding sequence ATGAGCAAGTTTCAAAAAGAAATTGATGCCTTCATGCAGAAGGTGAAAACAAAGAATCCGGGTGAAACTGAATTTCATCAGGCAGTTCACGAAGTAGCAGAATCAGTTATTCCATTTATTGAAGATCATCCCCAATACAAATCAGCAAAAATACTCGAACGTATTGCTGAGCCTGAACGTGTGGTGATGTTCCGTGTTCCCTGGGTCGATGATAAAGGAGAATTCCAGATAAACCGTGGTTTCCGGATTCAGATGAACAGTGCAATTGGTCCATACAAAGGTGGTTTGAGATTTCACCCATCTGTGTATTTAGGAATCCTGAAATTTCTTGCGTTCGAGCAGGTATTTAAAAATTCACTTACATCTCTGCCAATGGGTGGAGGTAAGGGTGGCAGTGACTTTGATCCGAAAGGAAAATCAGATAATGAAGTGATGAGTTTTTGTCAAAGCTTCATGACTGAACTTTATCGTCACATCGGTGCGGATGTGGATGTACCCGCAGGTGATATCGGAGTAGGTGGAAGAGAAGTTGGTTTCCTTTTCGGACAATACAAACGATTGAGTTCACAGTTTACCGGTGTCCTCACGGGTAAAGGCATTCAATTCGGAGGTAGTTTGATCCGCCCTGAAGCAACCGGATACGGTTGTGTTTATTTTGTACAGGAAATGCTATCCACCAAGAAAAGCAGTTTGAAAGGAAAGAAAGTTGTAATCAGTGGCTCAGGAAACGTAGCTCAATATGCGGCTGAGAAAGTGATTCAACTCGGCGGGAAAGTGCTTACAATGAGCGATTCTGATGGATACATCTTTGACAAAGATGGCATCGATTTGAAAAAACTCGAATGGATCATGGATCTGAAAAACGTGAAGCGCGGACGTATCAAAGATTATACGAAGAAATTCAAAAGCGGATCCTATGTGAGCGGAAAAACTCCTTGGGGTGTAAAGTGCGATATCGCTCTTCCTTGCGCCACACAAAATGAACTGGGTGGAGAAGATGCTAAAATGCTCGCTGCAAACGGATGCATGGCAGTTGCGGAAGGAGCCAATATGCCTTCCACACCTGAAGCTGTTGAAGTGATGCAGAAAAAAGGCATCATGTTCGCTCCGGGAAAAGCATCCAATGCGGGTGGAGTAGCAGTATCAGGATTGGAGATGAGTCAGAACTCACTCCGACTTTCCTGGACACGCGAAGAAGTGGATCTGCGTTTGCATGGAATTATGAAAACCATCCATGAAACCTGCGCCAAATATGGTGTAGAAAAAGGTGGTCATATCAATTACGTAAAAGGAGCAAATATCGGCGGATTTGTAAAAGTTGCTGACGCAATGATTGCTCAGGGATTGGTTTAA